AGGGATCCTTTATGTGATAAAGAATCGACACGTCTATGTCGACGAAAAAGCCATCCGAGGTCTGAATATGCGCTGCCCGGTCTTTTCTGGCGTCTTTTGCCGCGGTTCCGGGAGAGTTGGTCAACTCCAGCACCTGGATACCTTTGGGAAGCCGGAACATCTGCTGCAACCCAAATGGCAGTATAAAAGAAAGACCCGCATGATAAACTTCTTTATGAACGCCTGGGCTTATACCGACTCGAACCACTTTGATCCCGTACTCATAGGGTCGCACGTAAACGAAGAAGAAGTTGTAGAAGATAATTACGAGCGCTACCACAGCGACGAGTATCGTCAGTGGCCCTCCAACCCCGAACTTTATATGGGGCAGCCTGAAGCGATCCTTAAATTTAGCTTCCAAGGCCGATTTCAGCCTAATCAGGTCGTTATCCATGGTTCCAGTGTCCTTTATAAAACTAGTGATCGTCTATAACGTTTCGGGAAAGTCGCTTATGATTTGTAAAACCAGGGCGCTTGTGGTTGTATCTCTGTTTAATCTTGAGAACCGCACTCCATTCCTATCATGTTTCAAATGAATTGTCCCGCGCGGGAAAGGCGCCTCTCATTTAAATGACCGGAAACCGAGAATTATCGTCTTTAATATTTTCATAATGTTACAAAAACATGATAGGCTCAGGTTTCTTATAAACAGAGTTTACTGATCTTAGCGAGGGAGGAACCGGACATAGCGGTAGGTGGCTGTTTGCCGTCCTTTTCGTAAATTAATATGGTTTCTTCAATTATATTACACAATTCAGGGCAACTACCTATGAAACAACCGTCTTCGTCCGACCATTCAACTATCTTGAGATATTTGTCGCCTCTACTCATTTCTTACGAATCTCCCAGAATGTGATACCGCTTTTAATCCACATCTTCAATACTATGACGTCGGATTTGAGCAGAGAATTGCCGGCAATTGACGTTATATGTATTAGTGTGTATAATAGGTGCAATGGATAGCAGGCGTATCATACAGATGCTTATCGCCGACGGATGGTACCAGGTGGCCCACGAAGGGGACCACCTTCAGTTCAAACACCCTGATAAATCCGGGCGTGTGACACTTCCGCATCCGGTCAAAGACATTCCCGAAGGAACATTAGGGAGCATACGAAGGCAGTCCGGACTTACCCTACGCGAAAAATTCAAGTCACTGAAAAGAGGGAAAGAATAACATGTTGACCTACATTGCGCTGGTTCGAAAGGAAAAAAATAGTGGCTTTGGAGTT
This portion of the Desulfomonilaceae bacterium genome encodes:
- a CDS encoding type II toxin-antitoxin system HicA family toxin; this translates as MDSRRIIQMLIADGWYQVAHEGDHLQFKHPDKSGRVTLPHPVKDIPEGTLGSIRRQSGLTLREKFKSLKRGKE